In one window of uncultured Fusobacterium sp. DNA:
- a CDS encoding aryl-sulfate sulfotransferase N-terminal domain-containing protein has translation MKLTKKEKNIIICSVAVICMSLYIFNKRDIIIEKLANNKLFSKSYTESREKKLEREIGRKLRSETLIGLIKELSIEKLEVANNILNSDELIEVLNDKNKEKYDSKRYLSGDLSYEEAIFNYRVSKSFSELASLSEKIKNYLKGSFSNYNYEEIVTNEGKIPELIGAKNKFIKLTSNKELKDIINQLNKEQLDKLNSIISNDNNMIEFLNFNNDFLNRINGQCNQLLTSGLPIENLEKLVSLSRKIDELSLVDEKFKNFIKENIKDIDFRKIYLYGDFYLNDKNINIELEKEYRKKVYTFEDPFIKLNTYGRTPLTALMKVETSLADKKVKVSVEGRFGSETYSYTTNINSLGEFPIVGLYPKTENVIKVELEDGRKKELKIVTGQLDDILPAIVIEKKIQNRMEAGMNLVSFNTKEKAMPFVFDINGNIRYVLDISSTMNKAYVGKEEKVWMVANNKAVFTFDILGKILSTREPEYYAENENWKNGVLFREIQYLPKMNNQLAVYGFSDKVYPSGVFSELGIDSKQELFKARLYFDKNSFEENNILSGRRIELF, from the coding sequence ATGAAACTGACTAAGAAAGAAAAAAATATAATTATTTGTTCAGTAGCAGTAATTTGTATGAGTTTATATATTTTTAATAAAAGAGATATTATAATAGAAAAATTAGCTAATAATAAATTATTTTCAAAATCTTATACAGAGAGTAGAGAGAAAAAATTAGAAAGAGAGATTGGAAGAAAATTAAGAAGTGAAACTTTAATAGGTTTGATAAAAGAGCTTTCAATAGAAAAATTAGAAGTAGCAAACAATATATTAAATAGTGATGAACTAATAGAAGTATTAAATGATAAAAATAAAGAAAAATATGATTCTAAAAGATATCTTTCTGGAGATTTATCTTATGAAGAGGCAATTTTTAACTATAGAGTTAGTAAAAGTTTTAGTGAATTAGCTTCACTTTCAGAAAAGATAAAAAATTATTTAAAAGGAAGTTTTTCAAATTACAATTACGAAGAGATAGTTACTAATGAAGGAAAAATTCCTGAATTAATTGGAGCTAAAAATAAATTTATAAAATTGACTTCGAATAAAGAGTTAAAAGATATTATCAATCAATTAAATAAGGAACAATTAGATAAATTAAATAGTATTATAAGTAATGATAATAATATGATTGAATTTTTAAATTTTAATAATGATTTTTTAAATAGAATAAATGGACAATGTAACCAACTTTTAACTTCAGGATTACCTATTGAAAATTTAGAAAAATTAGTTTCTTTAAGTAGGAAGATAGATGAACTTTCCTTAGTTGATGAAAAATTTAAAAATTTTATTAAAGAAAATATTAAAGATATAGATTTTAGAAAAATATATCTTTATGGAGACTTTTATTTGAATGATAAAAATATAAATATTGAGTTAGAAAAAGAGTATAGAAAAAAAGTATATACTTTTGAAGATCCTTTTATAAAGTTAAATACATATGGAAGAACTCCTTTAACAGCTTTAATGAAAGTAGAAACTTCTTTAGCTGATAAAAAAGTAAAAGTATCAGTAGAGGGAAGATTTGGAAGTGAGACATATTCATATACAACTAATATTAATTCTTTAGGGGAATTTCCTATAGTAGGATTATATCCTAAGACTGAAAATGTAATAAAAGTTGAATTAGAAGATGGCAGAAAAAAAGAGTTAAAAATAGTTACAGGACAATTAGATGATATTTTACCTGCAATTGTAATCGAAAAGAAAATTCAAAATAGAATGGAAGCAGGAATGAACTTAGTTTCTTTTAATACAAAAGAGAAAGCTATGCCTTTTGTTTTTGATATAAATGGAAATATAAGATATGTTTTAGATATCTCCTCAACTATGAATAAAGCTTATGTAGGAAAAGAGGAAAAAGTGTGGATGGTAGCAAATAATAAAGCTGTTTTTACTTTTGATATATTAGGAAAAATTTTAAGTACTAGAGAACCTGAATACTATGCTGAAAATGAAAATTGGAAAAATGGTGTTTTATTTAGAGAAATTCAATATTTACCAAAAATGAATAATCAATTAGCTGTATATGGTTTTAGTGATAAAGTGTATCCAAGTGGAGTTTTTTCAGAATTAGGAATAGATAGTAAACAAGAGTTATTCAAAGCAAGATTATATTTTGATAAAAATAGTTTTGAAGAAAATAATATATTATCCGGTAGAAGAATAGAACTTTTTTAA
- a CDS encoding HU family DNA-binding protein, producing the protein MTKKDFTKVLFEKGVFSSKAEAERKFDAILATIEETLKAGEEINFIGWGKFEVVEKAERIGRNPKTGEEIIIPSKKTVKFKAGKTLVEKMN; encoded by the coding sequence ATGACAAAAAAAGATTTTACAAAAGTATTATTTGAAAAAGGAGTATTCTCTTCTAAAGCTGAAGCTGAAAGAAAATTTGACGCTATTTTAGCTACTATCGAAGAAACTTTAAAAGCTGGAGAAGAAATCAACTTCATCGGATGGGGAAAATTTGAAGTAGTAGAAAAAGCTGAAAGAATTGGAAGAAACCCAAAAACTGGTGAAGAAATTATAATCCCTTCAAAGAAAACAGTTAAATTCAAAGCTGGTAAAACTTTAGTAGAAAAAATGAACTAA
- a CDS encoding EpsG family protein codes for MLVYFGIVSFLSLGVIIEQISKNKRMRENFFMFSLLLLILFFGLRGYIGYDWYSYKPNFDKMVNIVELLKNNSHNLLSSYEIGFQIYTSLIKSITSNYFFYNFINTTIDFIILLFVIKKYSKYPILSLLLFFGVYGVALEIDMLRNVKSILLFLISIEFIEKQKFLIFMILNILGIFFHTSSIIYLPMYFILRKKWNKKFILFLFILGNIYYLLDIRLGIKIIKEYNNLLPSGIGSKLSGYFSIIPLDFPLGFSLYYFERVILFLLCWFAGDSLYKKEYGNIMLNSIYISIFFFLYFSEFSIISMRFSLLFIYSYWFILPLLLEIYPKLPVIIIAFMVSLFRLNNQINFIGNREVYSYQNILINSQAEDIQIKKVENASKYKKDGHGKEISLLF; via the coding sequence ATGTTAGTTTATTTTGGGATAGTTAGTTTTTTAAGTTTAGGAGTAATTATAGAGCAAATAAGTAAAAATAAAAGGATGAGAGAAAATTTTTTTATGTTTTCTCTTCTCCTTTTAATTTTATTTTTTGGACTTCGAGGCTATATAGGATATGATTGGTATTCCTATAAACCAAATTTTGATAAAATGGTTAATATAGTAGAGTTATTAAAAAATAACTCCCATAACTTACTTTCAAGTTATGAGATTGGCTTTCAGATTTATACTTCCTTAATTAAAAGTATTACAAGTAATTACTTTTTTTATAATTTTATAAATACTACAATAGATTTTATAATACTCCTATTTGTAATTAAAAAATATTCAAAATATCCAATTTTATCTCTTCTGTTGTTTTTTGGAGTTTATGGAGTAGCTCTAGAGATAGATATGCTTAGAAATGTTAAAAGTATACTTTTATTTTTAATCTCAATAGAATTTATAGAAAAACAAAAATTTTTAATATTTATGATTTTAAATATTTTAGGAATATTTTTTCATACTAGCTCCATAATTTATCTACCTATGTATTTTATATTAAGAAAAAAATGGAATAAAAAATTTATATTGTTTTTATTTATTTTAGGAAATATCTATTATCTTTTAGATATAAGATTGGGAATAAAAATTATAAAAGAGTATAATAATTTATTACCTAGTGGAATAGGAAGTAAACTTTCAGGTTATTTTAGTATAATCCCCTTAGATTTTCCTTTAGGTTTTTCTCTATACTATTTTGAAAGAGTAATCCTGTTTTTACTTTGTTGGTTTGCAGGAGATTCTTTATATAAAAAAGAGTATGGAAATATAATGTTAAATTCAATATATATATCAATATTTTTCTTCTTGTATTTTTCAGAGTTTTCAATTATCTCTATGAGATTTAGCTTACTTTTTATTTATTCATATTGGTTTATTTTACCTCTTTTATTGGAAATATATCCTAAATTACCAGTAATTATTATTGCTTTTATGGTTTCTCTCTTTAGATTAAATAATCAGATAAATTTTATAGGAAATAGAGAGGTATATTCATATCAAAATATTTTAATAAACTCTCAAGCTGAAGATATTCAAATAAAAAAAGTTGAGAATGCTAGTAAATATAAAAAAGATGGACATGGGAAAGAAATTTCATTACTTTTTTAA
- a CDS encoding glycosyltransferase codes for MKILHIITSLELGGAERLLTELVPYQKKEGNFVKVMILSDKGAVFKKELEDKGIEVIVCKSNSIKSLNNVFCIYNEIEKENYDIVHVHLVHAQYWTSLVRVLDKNKNRKYITTEHSTSNRRRNSKILKLIDSFVFRRFDKIVSISEATETSLKKWLGRDDSSFEIIYNGIDIKEFQNAIPYSKNELGIKEDDYLLMMVSRFHESKNQKGVIDSLKWLPVKYKLIFVGDGKLEKDVKDYCEKNNLTNRVKFLGMRKDIPKLLKTADIVIQYSFFEGFGITAVEAMASGKPVIASDVPGLKQVVSGAGYIVSIDDSKELAKAVLALRSPENYKNISEKCLERSKDYTIEWCANNYLRLYERELKC; via the coding sequence ATGAAAATACTTCATATTATAACATCTCTTGAATTAGGAGGAGCAGAGCGTCTTTTAACTGAATTAGTACCATATCAAAAAAAAGAGGGAAACTTTGTAAAAGTTATGATACTTAGTGATAAGGGAGCTGTATTTAAAAAAGAGTTAGAAGATAAAGGAATTGAAGTAATAGTTTGTAAAAGTAACTCTATAAAATCATTGAATAATGTGTTTTGTATATATAATGAAATAGAAAAAGAAAACTATGATATTGTTCATGTGCATCTTGTCCATGCTCAATATTGGACTAGTTTAGTAAGAGTATTAGATAAAAATAAAAATAGAAAATACATTACTACTGAACATAGTACATCTAATAGAAGAAGAAACTCTAAAATATTAAAATTAATAGATAGTTTTGTATTTAGAAGATTTGATAAAATTGTAAGTATCTCTGAAGCTACTGAAACTAGTTTAAAAAAATGGTTAGGAAGAGATGATAGCTCTTTTGAGATAATTTATAATGGAATAGATATAAAAGAATTTCAAAATGCTATACCTTATTCTAAAAATGAGTTAGGTATAAAAGAAGATGATTATCTTCTTATGATGGTATCAAGATTTCATGAATCTAAGAATCAAAAAGGTGTTATAGATTCTTTAAAATGGTTACCTGTTAAATATAAATTGATATTTGTAGGAGATGGAAAACTAGAAAAAGATGTAAAAGATTATTGTGAAAAAAATAATCTTACAAATAGAGTAAAATTCTTAGGAATGAGAAAGGATATACCTAAACTTTTAAAAACAGCAGATATAGTTATACAATACTCTTTTTTTGAAGGTTTTGGAATTACAGCAGTAGAAGCTATGGCAAGTGGAAAACCAGTTATAGCTAGTGATGTTCCAGGTCTTAAACAAGTTGTTTCAGGTGCTGGATATATAGTGAGTATAGATGATTCAAAAGAGTTAGCAAAAGCAGTACTAGCTCTTAGATCTCCTGAAAATTATAAAAATATAAGTGAAAAATGTTTAGAGAGAAGTAAAGATTATACAATAGAATGGTGTGCAAATAACTACTTAAGACTGTATGAGAGGGAGTTAAAATGTTAG
- a CDS encoding exopolysaccharide biosynthesis polyprenyl glycosylphosphotransferase — MEQEKGVTLNTIYILILGIVFYLGKYIFISNENIFSFYSIVGFFIMMLGAYVTDNMKFQRYKYKMRNYIFVIIIDIICFMVWFFYTWDLSLVVFMMIFIATQVLLTVLISIAVFKLRYVTIYGYGEMKKRVLESIQHFPDYKYIDFNGNDKEFSKFVKENDISLIILCKEKLESNEIREFLDMKLSGVEVKSYFDYMIENEGKIEVEFITEEWLLQAYGFKILRSQIQNNIKRLFDIIMAIIIGIIALPVMAIAAIIVRFESPGPIIYSQDRVGENGKEFKVHKFRSMRNDAEKDGAKWAQVNDPRVTKFGNFMRKTRIDELPQLINVLRGEMSFIGPRPERMVFIKELEKEIPYYNLRHMVKPGLTGWAQVMYPYGASVEDARRKLEYDLYYIKDHSLYLDMMIMFMTFKTVVFGKGR; from the coding sequence ATGGAACAAGAAAAGGGAGTAACTTTAAATACAATATATATTTTAATTTTGGGGATTGTTTTCTATTTAGGAAAATACATTTTTATTTCTAATGAAAATATTTTTTCTTTTTACTCTATAGTTGGTTTTTTCATAATGATGCTAGGGGCATATGTTACTGATAATATGAAATTCCAAAGATACAAATATAAAATGAGAAATTATATATTTGTAATTATCATTGATATTATCTGCTTTATGGTTTGGTTTTTTTACACATGGGATTTATCATTAGTAGTTTTTATGATGATATTTATAGCTACTCAAGTATTACTAACTGTACTTATAAGTATAGCAGTATTTAAATTAAGATATGTAACTATTTATGGTTATGGAGAGATGAAAAAGAGAGTATTAGAAAGTATTCAACATTTTCCTGATTATAAATATATTGATTTCAATGGAAATGATAAAGAGTTTTCTAAGTTTGTAAAAGAGAATGATATCTCATTAATTATACTATGTAAAGAAAAGCTTGAAAGTAATGAGATTAGAGAATTTTTAGACATGAAATTAAGTGGAGTAGAAGTTAAAAGTTATTTTGATTATATGATAGAAAATGAAGGAAAAATAGAGGTAGAATTTATAACAGAAGAGTGGTTATTACAAGCTTATGGATTTAAAATTCTTCGTAGTCAAATTCAAAATAATATAAAAAGACTTTTTGATATTATAATGGCAATAATAATAGGAATAATAGCTCTACCAGTGATGGCAATAGCTGCTATAATAGTACGTTTTGAGAGTCCAGGACCAATAATCTATAGTCAAGATAGAGTAGGAGAAAATGGAAAAGAGTTTAAAGTTCACAAATTTAGAAGTATGAGAAATGATGCAGAGAAAGATGGAGCAAAGTGGGCTCAAGTAAATGATCCTAGAGTAACTAAATTTGGTAATTTTATGAGAAAAACAAGAATAGATGAGTTACCACAACTTATAAATGTTTTAAGAGGAGAGATGAGTTTTATAGGACCTAGACCAGAAAGAATGGTATTTATAAAAGAATTAGAAAAAGAGATTCCTTATTATAATTTAAGACATATGGTAAAACCTGGACTTACAGGATGGGCTCAAGTTATGTACCCTTATGGTGCAAGCGTTGAAGATGCAAGAAGAAAATTAGAGTATGATCTATACTATATAAAAGATCATAGTTTATACTTAGATATGATGATTATGTTTATGACTTTTAAAACTGTGGTATTTGGAAAAGGAAGATAA
- a CDS encoding glycosyltransferase family 2 protein encodes MLTIFTPVYNREETLTRLYESLLRQTSKDFQWVVVDDGSTDGSGELIKKFKINAPFEIVYKYVENGGKMRAINMGVSLALGEFFLIVDSDDYITDNCVEQVLTYGKTLPKSLGGMIFRKIDMKSQNISGKPYPKKVIDSSPIEIVYKLGIIGDKAEVFRTELLKENPFKVYEGEKFIPEALVWVKIGEEHKMRYIDEGIYYFEYLEDGYTKNFKKLMQNNPRGFKEYYKAMISYPLPLKNKLKFLIRYMQAKYYIFKEKGEKK; translated from the coding sequence ATGTTAACAATTTTTACACCTGTATATAATAGAGAGGAAACTTTAACTAGATTATATGAAAGCTTATTGAGACAAACTTCAAAAGATTTTCAATGGGTTGTAGTAGATGATGGTTCTACAGATGGAAGTGGAGAATTGATTAAAAAATTTAAAATTAATGCTCCTTTTGAGATAGTGTATAAGTATGTAGAAAATGGTGGAAAAATGAGAGCTATTAATATGGGAGTAAGCTTAGCTTTAGGAGAGTTTTTTTTAATCGTAGATAGTGATGATTATATAACTGATAATTGTGTAGAACAAGTTTTAACATATGGAAAAACTCTTCCTAAATCATTAGGAGGAATGATTTTTAGAAAAATTGATATGAAAAGTCAAAATATTTCTGGAAAACCATATCCTAAAAAAGTAATTGATTCATCTCCTATAGAAATAGTTTATAAATTGGGAATAATTGGAGATAAAGCTGAAGTATTTAGAACAGAGCTTTTAAAAGAAAATCCTTTTAAAGTTTATGAAGGAGAAAAATTTATTCCTGAAGCATTAGTTTGGGTAAAAATAGGGGAAGAACATAAGATGAGATACATAGATGAAGGAATCTATTATTTTGAATATCTTGAAGATGGGTATACAAAAAATTTTAAAAAACTGATGCAAAATAATCCAAGAGGATTTAAAGAATATTATAAAGCAATGATTTCTTATCCATTACCTTTAAAAAATAAATTAAAATTTTTAATTAGGTACATGCAGGCAAAATATTATATTTTTAAAGAGAAAGGAGAGAAAAAATGA
- a CDS encoding glycosyltransferase family 4 protein has protein sequence MKIMFVANYMWDIYIFRAGVLRALVNDGHDVIAVAPDDKRIDMEKAIPGLRTISINLNKRGMNPVEDLKLVRDLYKIYKNENPDLIFHYTIKPNIYGTLAAKLANKKSVAILTGLGYSFIQKSAISKIAIFLYKFSLKFSKEIWVLNEDDKLTLLSKNIGNKEKIFILPGEGTDCERFKPLKKERENNKIVFLMIARAFLDKGFKEYEESAKILKEKYKEKIEFWYLGALGENAVSGITKEYMDKLVKTGVLNYLGTVDKPELIIKECDAIVLPSYREGISKTLLEGGAMGKPIIASNVTGCKEIVENNKTGYLVEVKNVDDLVEKMDKFINLSDEEREKMGKLGREKILKEFDEKIIIDIYRRKIIEL, from the coding sequence ATGAAAATAATGTTTGTAGCAAATTATATGTGGGATATCTATATTTTTAGGGCTGGGGTTTTAAGAGCATTAGTAAATGATGGACATGATGTAATAGCTGTAGCTCCAGATGATAAAAGAATAGATATGGAAAAAGCGATTCCAGGACTTAGAACAATATCTATAAATTTGAATAAAAGGGGAATGAATCCAGTAGAAGATTTAAAATTAGTAAGGGATTTATATAAAATTTATAAGAACGAAAATCCTGATTTAATTTTCCATTATACAATAAAACCAAATATTTATGGAACTTTAGCTGCAAAATTAGCCAATAAAAAATCTGTGGCAATACTTACAGGATTAGGATATTCTTTCATTCAAAAAAGTGCTATCTCAAAAATTGCAATTTTTTTATATAAATTTAGTTTAAAATTTTCTAAAGAGATTTGGGTATTAAATGAAGATGATAAATTAACTCTTTTATCTAAAAATATAGGAAATAAAGAAAAAATATTTATTTTACCTGGAGAGGGAACAGATTGTGAAAGATTTAAACCATTAAAAAAAGAGAGAGAGAATAACAAAATAGTTTTTTTAATGATAGCTAGAGCTTTCTTAGATAAAGGGTTTAAAGAGTATGAGGAGAGTGCTAAAATTCTTAAAGAAAAATATAAGGAAAAAATTGAATTTTGGTATTTAGGTGCTTTAGGAGAAAATGCAGTTTCTGGGATAACAAAAGAATACATGGACAAATTGGTAAAAACAGGAGTTTTAAATTATTTAGGAACTGTAGATAAACCAGAGTTAATTATAAAAGAGTGTGATGCTATAGTTTTACCTTCCTATAGAGAGGGAATCTCAAAAACACTTTTAGAAGGTGGAGCAATGGGAAAACCAATAATAGCTTCTAATGTAACAGGGTGTAAAGAGATAGTAGAAAACAATAAAACAGGATATTTAGTTGAAGTAAAAAATGTAGATGATTTAGTTGAAAAAATGGATAAATTTATAAATCTGTCAGATGAAGAAAGAGAAAAAATGGGGAAATTAGGAAGGGAGAAGATACTTAAAGAGTTTGATGAAAAAATAATTATTGATATATACAGAAGAAAAATAATTGAGCTTTAA
- a CDS encoding cold-shock protein: MLKGTVKWFNKDKGFGFISGEDGKDYFVHYSNINAKGFRSLEEGQAVSFEVTEGAKGPVASNVTVA, from the coding sequence ATGCTAAAAGGAACAGTAAAATGGTTTAACAAAGACAAAGGATTTGGATTTATTTCTGGAGAAGATGGAAAAGATTATTTCGTACACTACTCTAATATCAATGCAAAAGGATTCAGATCTTTAGAAGAAGGACAAGCAGTATCATTTGAAGTAACTGAAGGAGCTAAAGGACCTGTTGCTTCTAACGTAACAGTAGCTTAG
- a CDS encoding N-acetylmuramoyl-L-alanine amidase → MLKTIFISIFLFLLTSCTFVNYSIDRTKYFSKNKNERIRFIIVHYTATTDEVSIRALTKGNVSSHYLITSKNTEPIYQIVPEQKRAWHAGISEFNQYTNLNDNSIGIEITNLGVEDYDKTWEKYGFFIPTDKYIEFSEGQIKKVAHLLKKLIVKYDIKETNILGHSDIAPTRKIDPGPKFPWERLYREYGIGAWYDEKDKEFFMNETLYKLTPIEKIKEEFRKYGYKINSSNEWDEESKRVVYNFQSHFNPENITGNMDLETFAILKALNKKYR, encoded by the coding sequence ATGTTAAAAACAATATTTATAAGTATATTTTTATTTCTATTAACTTCTTGTACTTTTGTAAATTATAGTATAGATAGAACAAAGTATTTTTCAAAAAATAAAAATGAGAGAATAAGATTTATAATAGTTCATTATACAGCAACAACAGATGAAGTAAGTATAAGAGCTCTAACTAAAGGAAATGTCAGTTCACATTATTTAATTACATCTAAAAACACTGAACCAATATATCAGATAGTTCCTGAACAAAAAAGAGCTTGGCATGCTGGAATAAGTGAATTTAATCAATATACAAACTTGAATGATAACTCCATAGGAATAGAGATAACTAATTTAGGAGTAGAAGATTATGATAAAACTTGGGAGAAGTATGGATTTTTTATTCCAACTGATAAATATATAGAATTTTCAGAAGGGCAGATAAAAAAAGTAGCACATTTATTAAAAAAATTGATTGTAAAATATGATATAAAAGAAACAAATATATTGGGACATTCAGATATAGCTCCAACTAGAAAAATAGATCCAGGGCCAAAATTTCCTTGGGAAAGATTATATAGAGAGTATGGAATAGGGGCGTGGTATGATGAAAAAGATAAAGAATTTTTTATGAATGAAACTTTATATAAGTTAACTCCTATTGAGAAAATAAAAGAAGAATTTAGAAAATATGGATATAAGATTAACTCTTCAAATGAATGGGATGAGGAAAGTAAAAGGGTTGTATATAATTTTCAAAGTCATTTTAATCCTGAGAATATTACAGGAAATATGGATTTAGAAACATTTGCTATACTAAAAGCTTTAAATAAGAAATATAGATAA
- a CDS encoding FUSC family protein: MIKIDIYNKILEKKEKIIVELPVILFSIFLFLSLWSFFGVYNIILPPFLTLMFKAKKAQDFRPAELLKNYILILVICILAFLAGRNLILCIILNLFVPFFIVFFLTNKFTPKAYFVYVMAFVFLQLIPISTSELFTRIGALFYSFGILTIGLHLNSKYINKKIKYEKLRGKLHIVAVMLKKMSNNIDIEKEKKEIKQILPSLSQLIYSTKSYKYLATEYGKILYWFLIIFQRILYFTEHYKKISEDEKDYFENLALLFEDIGNEFGIENNRKIIDKIESFMKNNSLGDKKKEKLIIEILNLMKLAITQMNRNKANSYAKEWKISRNKIERGKHFEIFQIRFALRLALVLTFSFSFSFITKLEHAYWVPMSSFLMLMPYSEESKMKMTNRVLGTIGGIMICWLFMSLGNSTVYRIFIIVLMTIFMYTAPITSWTMTMYTTCYGMTLATMALKLEEASLLRIFYVLLAVLITYVANHYILPNTIKREFQKNIKELFEIDRKMLEELKKNYQGKKRINNFRHLMMEHNMLINEIKSYISRNLLEEDRKLYQDMLEINHLLVIEIEQLNSYIYYENEMHLITDDFLLEKILKEIEEVLNRICHRYVNGQSENFEDIEITDELYKKLEENIYFNTLLINSVKNVKELENLYIRCIKKD; encoded by the coding sequence GTGATTAAAATAGATATTTATAATAAAATTTTAGAAAAAAAAGAAAAAATTATTGTTGAACTACCAGTTATATTATTTTCAATATTTTTATTTCTCTCTTTGTGGAGTTTTTTTGGAGTATATAATATAATTTTACCTCCATTTTTAACCTTGATGTTTAAAGCTAAAAAAGCTCAAGACTTTAGACCAGCTGAACTTTTAAAAAATTATATATTGATCTTAGTAATTTGTATTTTAGCATTTTTAGCTGGGAGAAATTTAATATTGTGCATAATTTTAAATTTATTTGTACCCTTCTTTATAGTATTTTTTTTAACGAATAAATTTACTCCTAAAGCATACTTTGTCTATGTAATGGCATTTGTTTTTTTACAATTAATTCCTATTTCAACTTCAGAATTATTTACTAGAATAGGTGCTCTTTTTTATAGTTTTGGAATTTTAACAATAGGGTTACATCTAAATTCAAAATATATAAATAAAAAGATAAAATATGAAAAGTTAAGAGGAAAACTTCACATAGTAGCAGTAATGCTAAAGAAAATGTCAAATAATATAGATATAGAAAAAGAAAAGAAAGAGATAAAACAAATTCTTCCCTCTTTAAGTCAATTAATATATTCAACAAAAAGTTATAAATATCTAGCAACAGAGTATGGTAAAATCTTATATTGGTTTTTAATTATATTTCAAAGAATACTATATTTTACAGAACATTATAAGAAAATATCTGAAGATGAAAAAGATTATTTTGAAAATTTAGCTCTACTTTTTGAAGATATAGGAAATGAATTTGGAATTGAAAATAATAGAAAGATTATAGATAAAATAGAATCTTTTATGAAAAATAACTCTTTAGGTGACAAGAAAAAAGAAAAATTAATTATTGAAATATTAAATCTAATGAAATTAGCTATCACTCAAATGAACAGAAATAAAGCTAATAGTTATGCTAAAGAGTGGAAAATTTCAAGAAATAAAATAGAGAGAGGAAAACATTTTGAAATATTCCAAATAAGATTTGCCCTTAGATTAGCTTTGGTATTAACTTTTTCTTTCTCCTTTTCTTTTATTACTAAGTTAGAACATGCATATTGGGTACCAATGAGTTCATTTTTAATGCTTATGCCATATTCAGAAGAGAGTAAGATGAAAATGACTAATAGGGTTTTAGGAACTATTGGTGGAATTATGATATGTTGGCTATTTATGAGTTTAGGAAATAGTACAGTATATAGAATTTTTATAATAGTTTTAATGACTATATTTATGTATACTGCTCCAATTACATCTTGGACTATGACTATGTATACAACTTGTTATGGAATGACATTAGCAACAATGGCATTAAAATTAGAAGAAGCAAGCTTATTAAGAATATTTTATGTTTTATTAGCTGTATTAATTACCTATGTGGCTAATCACTATATTTTACCTAATACAATAAAGAGAGAGTTTCAAAAAAATATAAAAGAACTTTTTGAAATAGATAGAAAGATGTTAGAAGAATTAAAAAAGAATTATCAAGGTAAAAAAAGAATAAATAATTTTAGACACTTAATGATGGAACATAATATGTTAATAAATGAGATTAAAAGTTATATAAGTAGAAATTTATTAGAAGAGGATAGAAAATTATATCAAGATATGCTAGAAATAAATCATTTATTAGTTATAGAAATTGAACAGTTAAATTCATATATCTATTATGAAAATGAGATGCATTTAATAACTGATGATTTTTTATTAGAAAAAATTTTAAAAGAGATAGAGGAAGTTTTAAATAGAATATGTCATAGATATGTAAATGGTCAGTCAGAAAATTTTGAAGATATAGAGATTACTGACGAGTTATATAAAAAATTAGAGGAAAATATTTATTTTAATACTTTATTAATTAATTCTGTAAAAAATGTAAAAGAATTGGAAAATTTATATATTAGATGTATTAAAAAAGATTGA